A window of Juglans regia cultivar Chandler chromosome 7, Walnut 2.0, whole genome shotgun sequence contains these coding sequences:
- the LOC118348980 gene encoding anthocyanidin 3-O-glucosyltransferase 5-like: MSIQPEDAGSPMLDRTKHEYHVFLQRGSEMRMSDGILLNTWEDLDSMTLKALREDESFGSVPIYAVGPFVRPVEPSASRSNLLDWLDEQPSESVIYISFGSVGFLSAQQITELAFGLELSQQRFIWVLRPPSKKKNMPVKRHVLGDKGNDALDYLPDGFLTRTQGLGLVVTQWAPQVDILSHPSTGGFLSHCGWNSTLESILNGVPLLAWPLYAEQSMNAILLSEKLGVAVSPKVAPTRGVVGREEIEMLVRKVMGDQEEGKALRARVMELKVSGEKALIEGGSSFNAMSQFAKQCEIKLLRN; encoded by the coding sequence ATGTCAATTCAACCCGAAGATGCCGGTTCCCCAATGTTGGACCGAACAAAGCATGAATATCATGTTTTCCTACAACGTGGGTCAGAGATGCGTATGAGTGATGGGATTTTGCTCAACACTTGGGAAGATCTAGATTCCATGACGCTTAAGGCCTTGAGAGAGGATGAAAGCTTCGGATCGGTACCAATATATGCGGTTGGACCCTTTGTTAGGCCGGTTGAACCTTCGGCTTCAAGGAGCAACTTGTTGGATTGGCTAGATGAGCAACCATCGGAGTCAgtaatttatatttcatttgggAGTGTTGGATTTCTTTCAGCCCAGCAAATCACTGAGCTAGCTTTTGGGTTGGAGTTGAGCCAGCAAAGATTTATTTGGGTGCTGCGTCCACCGTCCAAAAAGAAGAATATGCCCGTAAAGAGGCATGTGCTTGGGGACAAAGGCAATGATGCCCTAGATTACCTGCCCGATGGGTTCTTGACACGAACCCAGGGTTTGGGATTGGTGGTCACACAATGGGCACCACAAGTGGACATCTTGAGCCATCCGTCAACGGGAGGGTTCTTATCTCACTGTGGCTGGAATTCAACACTAGAGAGTATACTAAATGGTGTGCCATTGTTGGCGTGGCCTCTCTATGCAGAGCAAAGCATGAATGCTATACTGCTATCTGAGAAATTAGGAGTGGCAGTTAGCCCCAAAGTTGCACCGACTAGAGGAGTGGTCGGAAGGGAGGAGATTGAGATGTTGGTGAGAAAAGTCATGGGGGACCAAGAAGAAGGGAAGGCTTTGAGAGCTAGAGTGATGGAactcaaagttagtggagaaaAGGCTTTGATTGAGGGTGGTTCTTCATTCAATGCCATGTCACAATTTGCAAAGCAATGTGAGATAAAGTTGCTTCGCAATTAA
- the LOC108995304 gene encoding anthocyanidin 3-O-glucosyltransferase 5-like — translation MDNASKPHAVIVSSPGVGHLVCNLELGNRLVADHNFHVTFFVVLESPGASPGESQLIQSATTRKLLHVVVLPPVDVSGEVGPNAPIFTRLTAVMREIRPILRSGISPLKPSPTAIIVDVFGTPVLDVADEFHMLKYVFGTSAWPLALMLYVPILDKEIEGEYLDQKEPLRIPGCMAVRPEDVVNPLLDRTKQEYNMFVQVGSEMRKSDGVLVNTWEDLDATTLKAMREEEGFGSVPVYAVGPLIKQIEPSEASKKSDLLDWLDQQPIESVLYISFGSLGVLSAQQITELAWGLEQSQQRFIWVLRPPSKRDSSEEDGRGNDALNYLPDGFRHRIGNLGIVVTQWAPQSDILSHRSTGGFLSHCGWNSSLESIMSGVPMVTWPLYAEQKMNATKLAEEVGVAVRPKIAPTKGVVGREEIEMMVRKVMEDPEGKAMRARVKELKISGEKALVEGGSSFNAMSHMAKQCLINAMSQSQIVKGP, via the coding sequence ATGGACAACGCCTCAAAGCCACACGCGGTTATTGTCTCTAGCCCCGGCGTTGGCCACCTTGTCTGTAACCTTGAGCTCGGCAATCGCCTTGTCGCCGATCACAATTTCCACGTTACCTTCTTCGTCGTCCTCGAATCTCCAGGCGCCTCACCCGGCGAATCCCAACTCATCCAATCGGCCACCACTCGGAAACTCTTACACGTCGTCGTACTGCCACCCGTGGACGTCTCCGGCGAAGTCGGTCCCAATGCTCCGATCTTCACGAGACTAACCGCGGTTATGCGCGAAATCCGGCCAATTCTCCGGTCCGGTATCTCCCCCCTGAAGCCTAGCCCGACTGCCATCATCGTCGATGTTTTCGGGACTCCGGTTCTTGATGTCGCTGATGAATTTCACATGTTGAAATACGTATTTGGCACCTCAGCGTGGCCTCTAGCGTTGATGCTATACGTGCCGATCCTTGACAAGGAGATAGAAGGAGAATACCTCGATCAAAAAGAACCGTTAAGAATCCCGGGTTGCATGGCCGTTCGGCCGGAAGATGTGGTTAACCCGCTGCTGGATCGGACAAAACAAGAATACAACATGTTCGTACAAGTGGGATCGGAGATGCGGAAGAGTGACGGGGTTTTGGTGAACACATGGGAAGATCTAGATGCCACGACGCTTAAGGCCATGAGAGAGGAGGAAGGTTTCGGATCGGTACCTGTTTATGCAGTTGGACCGCTGATCAAACAGATTGAACCCTCTGAAGCTTCGAAGAAGAGCGACCTTTTGGATTGGCTAGACCAGCAACCAATAGAATCCGTGCTGTATATTTCGTTTGGGAGTCTTGGGGTGCTTTCGGCACAGCAAATCACTGAGCTTGCTTGGGGTTTGGAACAGAGCCAGCAGAGGTTTATTTGGGTGCTACGCCCACCCAGCAAGAGGGATTCATCTGAAGAAGACGGCAGAGGCAACGACGCCTTGAATTACTTGCCCGATGGGTTCCGGCATCGGATCGGGAATTTGGGAATTGTGGTCACCCAATGGGCTCCACAATCGGACATCCTCAGCCATCGATCTACAGGAGGGTTCTTATCTCACTGTGGGTGGAACTCGTCGCTGGAGAGTATAATGAGCGGTGTGCCAATGGTAACGTGGCCTCTCTACGCGGAGCAGAAAATGAATGCAACAAAGCTAGCTGAGGAGGTGGGAGTGGCAGTTCGGCCAAAGATTGCACCAACTAAAGGAGTAGTAGGAAGGGAGGAGATTGAGATGATGGTGAGAAAAGTTATGGAGGACCCGGAAGGGAAGGCTATGAGGGCTAGAGTTAAGGAACTTAAAATCAGCGGGGAAAAGGCCTTGGTTGAGGGTGGTTCTTCTTTCAATGCCATGTCTCACATGGCAAAGCAATGCTTGATTAATGCCATGTCTCAAAGCCAGATAGTTAAGGGTCCGTAA
- the LOC108995303 gene encoding aminopeptidase P1, with protein MEDTLGALRSLMASYSPPLSALVVPSEDYHQSEYVSDRDKRREFVSGFTGSAGLALITMKEALLWTDGRYFLQATKELSDQWKLMRIGEDPAVDVWLADNLPKEAAIGVDPWCVSVDTAQRWERAFAKKQQKLVQTSKNLVDEVWKNQPPLEINPVNIHPLEFAGCSAIDKLNDLRENLIKQKARGMIITTLDEVAWLYNIRGSDVSYCPVVHAFAIVTSNSAFFYVDGRKVSSEVKSYMEENGIEVREYSAVSSDVALLASNQLNPSYTVKGTQVEVKSDANNNPSESDGMGNGTEGIEENSFDLIWIDPSSCCYALYSKLDADKVLLLPSPLALAKAIKNPVELEGLKKAHIRDGAAVVQYLAWLDIQMQEIYGASGYFLEGVRVNQKKHSETMKLTEVTASDKLEGFRASKEYFRGLSFPTISSVGPNAAIIHYAPQAETCAEFDPDRIYLFDSGAQYLDGTTDITRTVHFGKPSEHEKSCYTAVLKGHIALGNARFPNGTNGQALDILARVPLWKDGLDYRHGTGHGIGSYLNVHEGPHLISFRPQARNVPLQASMTVTDEPGYYEDGNFGIRLENVLIIKEADTKFNFGDKGYLSFEHITWAPYQRKLIDLSLLVPEEIDWLNSYHSKCRDILAPYLNESEKAWLKNATEPVGV; from the exons atgGAAGACACTCTGGGTGCTTTGAGGTCTCTAATGGCTTCTTACTCTCCGCCTCTCTCTGCCTTGGTTGTACCTTCCGAAGATTATCATCAG AGCGAGTATGTGTCTGATCGAGACAAGAGGCGTGAATTTGTTTCTGGCTTCACTGGAAGTGCCG GTTTGGCTCTTATAACGATGAAAGAAGCACTGCTATGGACAGATGGGCGTTACTTTTTGCAGGCAACAAAAGAACTTAGTGATCAATGGAAGCTAATGCGTATTGGAGAGGATCCAGCTGTAGATGTCTGGTTGGCAGAT aaTCTGCCAAAGGAAGCTGCCATTGGTGTTGATCCTTGGTGTGTGTCAGTGGACACTGCACAAAGATGGGAGCGTGCTTTTGCCAAAAAACAGCAGAAGCTGgttcaaacttctaaaaatttGGTGgatgaagtttggaaaaatcagCCCCCTCTGGAAATTAATCCTGTTAATATACATCCATTGGAATTTGCGGGTTGTTCTGCCATAGACAAGTTGAATGATTTGAGAGAAAATCTCATAAAGCAGAAAGCTCGTGGCATGATCATTACGACACTTGATGAG GTTGCTTGGTTATATAACATTCGTGGGAGCGATGTATCCTATTGCCCAGTTGTTCATGCATTTGCTATAGTAACATCCAACTCAGCTTTCTTTTATGTGGATGGGAGAAAGGTGTCTTCTGAG GTAAAGTCTTATATGGAGGAGAATGGAATTGAAGTTCGGGAGTACAGTGCAGTGAGCTCAGATGTGGCCTTGCTTGCATCTAATCAACTCAACCCCTCATATACCGTTAAGGGAACTCAAGTGGAAGTCAAGAGTGACGCAAACAATAATCCCAGTGAGTCTGACGGAATGGGAAATGGCACAGAGGGAATTGAAGAAAATAGTTTTGACCTCATATGGATTGACCCCAGTTCATGCTGCTATGCTTTGTATTCAAAACTGGATGCAGATAAGGTTCTTCTGCTGCCATCACCTTTGGCTCTTGCAAAAGCTATTAAG aacCCGGTTGAGTTGGAAGGATTAAAAAAGGCACACATTCGGGATGGTGCAGCTGTTGTGCAATATCTTGCCTGGTTAGATATTCAG ATGCAGGAGATTTATGGTGCTTCTGGTTACTTTTTGGAGGGAGTAAGAGTGAACCAGAAAAAGCATTC GGAAACCATGAAGTTGACAGAGGTGACTGCAAGTGATAAACTGGAGGGATTTCGAGCTTCAAAAGAG TATTTCAGAGGCTTGAGTTTTCCTACCATTTCATCAGTTGGTCCAAATGCAGCAATCATCCATTATGCACCACAGGCAGAAACATGTGCCGAATTTGATCCAGACAGAATATATCTTTTCGATTCAGGAGCACAG TATCTAGATGGAACAACTGATATAACACGAACGGTTCATTTTGGAAAACCTTCAGAACATGAGAAATCATGCTATACTGCA GTCCTCAAGGGTCATATTGCTCTTGGAAATGCTCGATTTCCTAATGGAACTAATG GTCAGGCCCTAGACATTCTTGCACGAGTTCCTCTGTGGAAGGATGGTCTTGATTACCGACATGGTACTGGTCATGGAATTGGGTCTTACCTAAACGTTCATGAAG GACCCCATTTAATTAGTTTCAGACCACAGGCTCGAAATGTGCCACTACAAGCATCCATGACTGTAACAGATG AACCTGGTTACTATGAGGATGGGAACTTTGGTATAAGATTGGAGAATGTGCTTATAATCAAGGAGGCTGATACAAAATTCAACTTTGGTGATAAGGGTTACTTGTCTTTTGAGCACATAACATGG gCACCATACCAGAGAAAGCTGATTGACTTGAGCCTTTTAGTTCCTGAAGAGATAGATTGGCTAAATAGCTACCATTCAAAGTGTAGGGATATTCTCGCCCCCTACTTAAATGAATCTGAGAAGGCATGGCTGAAGAATGCCACTGAACCTGTAGGCGTTTAA
- the LOC108995308 gene encoding probable NAD(P)H dehydrogenase (quinone) FQR1-like 2 produces MGKGGGCVPSKKKVPSAVAAAAADSQSGSAPIAVEEESQDAEPNSANETTTSLPIAKLKIFVVFYSMYGHVESLARRMKKGVDGVDGVEGVLYRVPETLPNEVLEQMKAPPKDDGIPEITTAELAAADGFLFGFPTRYGCMAAQMKGFFDSTGQLWKEQKLAGKPAGFFVSTGTQGGGQETTAWTAITQLAHHGMLFVPIGYTFGAGMFKMDSIRGGTPYGAGVFAGDGTREPSETELAIAEHQGKYMAAVVKRLNVA; encoded by the exons ATGGGGAAAGGAGGCGGCTGCGTTCCAAGCAAGAAGAAAGTACCTTCAGCCGtcgccgccgccgccgccgaTTCCCAGAGCGGCTCAGCACCGATCGCGGTTGAGGAGGAGTCTCAAGATGCCGAGCCCAACTCCGCGAACGAAACTACGACCTCACTTCCAATTGCGAAGCTGAAAATCTTCGTAGTCTTCTACTCGATGTACGGACATGTTGAAAGCCTGGCTCGGAGGATGAAGAAGGGCGTCGACGGGGTCGACGGGGTCGAGGGAGTTCTGTACAGGGTTCCGGAGACGTTGCCGAACGAGGTGTTGGAGCAGATGAAGGCGCCGCCCAAGGACGACGGGATCCCGGAGATAACAACGGCGGAGCTGGCTGCGGCGGATGGCTTTCTGTTTGGGTTTCCGACGAGGTACGGGTGCATGGCCGCGCAAATGAAAGGGTTCTTCGACTCGACGGGGCAGCTCTGGAAGGAGCAGAAGCTCGCTGGCAAGCCTGCTGGCTTCTTCGTCAGCACGGGCACCCAAGGAGGCGGTCAAGAAACCACTGC CTGGACAGCAATCACCCAGTTAGCGCACCATGGAATGCTGTTTGTTCCCATTGGATACACCTTTGGAGCCGGTATGTTCAAGATGGACTCCATCCGAGGGGGTACTCCATATGGTGCTGGAGTTTTTGCTGGAGACGGCACAAGAGAGCCAAGTGAAACAGAGCTGGCAATTGCAGAGCATCAGGGCAAGTATATGGCTGCAGTAGTGAAGAGGCTCAACGTAGCATGA